The DNA region ATACTCTCTTTCCTTGGACTCGTGTAATAACATATACCAGATTTCCCAACAATGATTTCCCATGCACGATGTTTCCCTAATTTGACTCTTATATATCATCCTATTCTTTTCTGGCAGTAGATGCCATTCATAAATATAGTTGTTTCCTATTCATTGTTATCTATGTACAGAATTGTTTTGACCTTCTGCTTATTTAGAAACATTCTTGCGATATCTTTTATGTGTTTTGTCTTTTTTGAAATATTACTTAATCATTTTGGAGGCACAGTCTGGAACTTCTTATGGTGCAACTTTGCTTTTATTTTATTAAGGCTTTTAGATGATGTGATTTTTGACTTTTGTAGAGAGTTACAGACATGGCTTTCTTTGCTGAAGATGTGCACCTTTTAGCCAGGTACTTGTGTGGTTTTCTGTTTTTTCCCCCTTCTCTTGCCTTAACATTCTGCTCATTTCATTTATTGCCAGTGCAAGCATTGATGGAAGGGTTTTTGTGTGGAAGATTGATGAGGGGCCCGATGAGGAAAACAAGCCACTGATTACAGGAAAAGTTATAATGGCTATTCAAATTGTTGGCGACAGAGAGTCATATCATCCCCGAATTTGTTGGCACTCGCACAAGCAAGTAAGACTATCTTTAAAGTTTGTGCGATCTTATTTGATACAACTATGGTTGTTAACAAGGTCTTCAAACTTTTCTTAAATTTACCAATGTAGGATGCATCTTTTGCTACAGCTTATTTTCCATACTTTTTATGTCATGGTGTTCTTGTTAATCTTACATTTCCCATGCAGGAAATTCTGTATGTTGGGATAGGGGTTTTAGTGCTAAAATTTGATATAAATAAAGTTggaagaggaaaagaatttttgGCTGAGGAGCCACTCAAATGCTCCATTGAAAAGCTTATAGAAGGAGTGCAAATTATAGGTAAACATGATGAAGAAGTGACAGATTTGTCCATATCCCAATGGATGGTCACTCGTTTAGCGTCATCCTCAAAAGACGGCACGGTTTGTACTTATGTTGTTTGAGTGTTTGATCTTTTAATACTTTGTGTTTTTGTGGGCAATACAATGATTCATATTTGATTGATAAAATTCGCTTTGTAGAACTTGCTGTTACTTGTTTCTTGACTGCTTGCTAGTCTATTATACAAACACATTGTTTAAGGTAAATATTACATATGGGTGCAAAATCTGCAATAGTTTGTTTAATTCCAACAGAATTTCCTTCGTTAGTGTTTGCATGCCAGAAAAAGTACAAGGAAACTAGTGTCACTCCAGAAGACATGATGCACGCACATGTAATACCAAAGATGAGAAAACTAATAATAGATGTGTCAGTTGTGGATATTGGAGATGGCAGCTCTCTTTTAGCTTGCATAATTTCTTTTAAAGGTGCCAACATAAATAGCTAGTCTCTAGTTCTATAATGTTGCTTTGTTGCTCTAAGTTAGCTTTGCATGATATTAATTCTTAGCCTAACGTTTTGTCTCAATGGGGCATGTGCCCAGCTATTATCTAATGTGATTATATAGAGATTTTATTTAAGCATTTATGCCTCTATTTTCTCTATCATCTCATCTATTTTCTCTATCATCTCATCAGTAAAACGTTAAATCTCACAAGAGATGCATGTTACTAAAGATAAGGCAATTAAATGGCATATGTTTCCTTTAGAATTAAGATCCATGCTTACAGAGTTAAACCATCAATCCTTATTTTATGGACTTGATACTAATTGGTGGTTTGATGATGATAATGACTGTTTCCTTTTGGGTTCTTTGTTACTGGATTTACAGTAATGTTATTGTTTTTGGATGCCATGATTTGTTCTCATTGTTTTTCCACTGCTATTATCATTTTTGTGTCGTCTCACAGGTAAAGATCTGGGATGACCGTAAAGCAGTGCCCCTTTCGGTTTTAAGGCCACATGATGGCCATCCTGTCAACTCAGTGGAGTTCATGACAGCACCTAACCACCCTGAACACATCAATCTCATCACAGCTGTATGTATCCAATTGTTGTGTATTTAAGGATGTCTATATCACCAGCTACATTTTGCCATACTTGTTTTTCTTAGTTATCATTCTTTTGCCCTAGACAATATTTTGTCCACAGTATGATGATCATTTAGATAATTTTGAGATGAATGACAAGCTTCATTCTTAAGTTTGTTATGATGCAGTTGGAGGTTGAGATGAGACAACCTTCATtctaaaatgatattttttgatTCTTTACATCTTTCTTTACAATGACATTTGTGGCTGCATAATTATCTATGGCAGGGACCCTTAAGtcgagaaataaaaatttgggcCTCTGCTAGCGAAGAGGGTTGGCTATTGCCTAGTGACTCTGAATCATGGCATTGCACTCAGATGTTGGACTTGAGAAGTTCATCAGAACCTCGAATGGAAGAGGCTTTTTTCAATCAATTAGTAGTGCTTTCTCAAGCAAGCCTTATTATAATTGCTAATGCTAAGAAGAATGCTATTTATGCAGTGCATATTGACTATGGTCCATGTCCTGCTTCTACACACATGGACCATATAGCAGACTTCACTGTGGCAATGCCTATTTTGAGTCTTACTGTAACGCATGATATCCTGGCTGAAGGAGATAAAATTGTTCAAGTCTACTGTGTACAAACACAGGCAATTCAACAATATGCTTTGGATTTAATTCAGTGTTTACCACCACCGATTGCTAATGCTGGGTTAGCAAAAGATCCTTCATCCCATGTAATCGAGGCATCTAATTCTGAAGGATTACCTGTGCCAGAGTTGTCTAGTGAACACTACAGAACTAATACCGCTATGGAAAATGCTTCACCAGAAACCCTTCTTACTGATGGTAGTATGGATGGTGCATCTGCAGCTCCAGCTCTTGTAACCACAGATTCTTCCGAGGCCACTGGTATTAATGAATCATCGACATCAAATGTTGAAGTTAAACTCATTTCTCCACTTCTGAATGTGGATGCAGATGCAATTCATGTTGCCTCATCTTCAGGTCCCTTTAACATAGACATAACAGGAAGTTCACCTTCTCTAAAGAGCCCTGCGAAAACTTCTGAGGATGCTCTGTCCTTGAGTGGTCATGAAACTGATCACTCCAATTTTGAGCATGCAATTGACAGGGGAGTATACAGTGTTGTAACAAAAGAAAGTACAGAAAAGGATGGACTTAATACTGGACAGAATGATATATCCATGATTTTTAATCCTCCTATGATGTTTAAACTTGGTGGAAACTCAACTCACCTAATTACTCCCTCTGAAATTTTATCTGGTGCAATATCTACTTCTGAAAACAGTAATGTCAATAAAAAACTTACCGAGGAGGTGAAGGGGAAAGACTTAAACACTGGTGACAGCATTATAAATGCTGAAGTGGTTGAGGGTACGACAGTTCAACAAGAAACCAATACTCAGAAGGTGCCTCAAGATTTTTCTGCGCTGGAGCTATCTCCCCAAGTTTCTATAGCTCACTCGGAGGTAGATGATGAGGCTCCTACTGTAATAGAAACTTCCTTTCAGGTAGAAAGTCACCCAGCTGAGGACATTGCTATTGTTGAGGCAAAGAAGCACCTGTTAACTACTGCTAAGGAAGAAGGACAAGATAGAACAATAAATGCAACAGAAGATATTGCTGAACCTGGCGTTGCTTCAGTTTCTGAATCTCTCCTGGTTTCCAAAGGtaagaaacaaaaagaaaaacaacgTCAAACATCCAGTCCTTCATCGTCTTCCTCTAGCCTTCTCCATTCCACCTATTCCTTGAATGAACCAGTAGTCACTGAGAGTGTCCCTTCAGCTGATCCTGCTTCCCTGGATATTCTTGCTTTGCAGGAAATGCTGAGCCAGGTAAAAAATCATTTCACTTAAAAATGAAATTGCTTTCGAAAATGGTCTTATTGCTCACTACATATCTATAGATTCTTTTAATAGGGATTGACTTTCTATTGCCCATAATCACACTAAAGGCAATGAATTATTGCCCTTTCCTCTTTATTCTTATTGACGTGATTTATATGGTCCATTTTGATCACCTTCAGATTGGACCAATCTGAGATTAATTCGTGGTAGCATTCAAGcttgattatttttctaagggtTGGTTTGGTATTTTGAGGCTGCATACATATTTCTTCCCCTCTGATTAGATCAAGACTAGCTGATTAGTAGAATTGTTTAATAATAGGAAGTAGACTTGTGTAATTTTTTTGCATTTATATTTTCAGGAGTGAATTAATCACAAACTTCATTTCCTTGTATGAAAACCAGTGTCTGAAATGGTCGATGCCTTAGATTCCTTGTAGCTAGTGAAATTCAATACTTTGATAAACTTTCACCTATATGATGCACGAATAACAGGGTTTTCTgtgctttctttttttttttgagttgctCCGCCTTCCATTTCAGTCTTAACATCTATTGCCATTAATTGGTTGGACTTGATTATGGCTTTTAGATAACATGTTTTATTCTTGTGGCCATAATTTACAAAACCACTTGACTATGTTCTGGATTAGATTAACAAATTTAACCTGAAATTTCTTATAACTCAAAAACAGTACTCAAAATGAAGAGGAGGAAAATGCTGCAACAAAGGTTTTATTATTTACAAGGGTTGGCATAATGGGATAACATGTTAATGGCTAATGGGTTAATAATTTTTTAGGTTCCTAATTGAGATAATGGTGTTAATTTCATGAGGCTCAATGATTAAGGGGGCCATATCCCACTGATATACTTGCTAACATGAGCCTCAAGAGAGTTTTAGTCCCTTAACAGTATGGTTTATAACTGAGATGATTGTGTACCTATTGTCATTGTCAATTCTAGAACTAATTTCTCTTGCTAGTTTTTAATTCCTTCATGAATCTTTAGATAAAATTCAGTTTTATGATTTCTAATTCCTGTTGTTTCAAACTTACTGCACGGGAAGTTTCTTGTTCAACAAATTGTCATTGTCTACTCTTGTAAAAGCTGCCATTATCCATTCAGAGTGAACAACTCTTTGGTCTATAATTTCTGTTTTTATGTTTCACTTTTTTCTTTTGAGTTTGTCTGCATTCACATCTTAGGTTTTTGGTTCTTTGCAGGTAGTGAATATGCAAAAGGAACTGGAAAAGCAGATGAGTCTAGTTGTGGCTGCTCCTGTAGCAAAGGAAGGAAAACGGATGGAGACTGTCTTGAGCCGAAATATTGAGAAGATGATTAAAGCTAATGGAGATGCTTTATGGGCACGTGTTCAAGAAGAAAATGCAAAATATGAGAAGTTTGAGAAGGAACGGATGCAGCAGATCACCAATCTAATTACCAACTGTGTGAATAAGGACTTGCCAACCGTTTTAGAGAGGGCAGTGAAGAAAGAACTTTCTACAATAGGGTCCACTGTAGCTCGTTCAATTGCACCTTCTATTTCTTCAGCTATAGCAGAGTCATTTCAGGTTATCTTCAGATTGTGTGCTTTTATTTGAACCAAAACTTTGTGAATTTATCTCACATTCCACATTCTCTTGTTACTAGAGGGGGGTTGGTGATAAAGCAGTGACTCAGTTGGAGAAGTCAGTCACTTCTAAACTTGAAGCTACGGTTGCAAGACAAATCCAATCACAGTTTCAAACTTCTGGGAAGCAGGTTCTTCAGGTATGATGTATGCATTGTTTCAAGCAATGATTTATGTGTATGCATCTGACTATTGAATTGAAGTGAAAAATGTATGTTAGATTAATCATACAACTTTTATTGTCATACATACACTATAAGCTAACTTTAGGTCGCTGTACGTTCACCATTCTTGTTTCAAATGAATTTGATCCCCCGATATTGCTGTTCAACAGCACAAATTGTGAAACTTATTTACAATATAACAAGTTGGAAATTAATTACAATATATAAATGTGTGTGTCAGTGTTCCCTCATTAACATGGATCTTACATGTGTTTATGGAATAAAACGCACTTAGTGGATCACTTGATAGGAATGGTCAATGATCCTGTTTGAAAACTGAAGAGATGGTGCGCTGGGAACAGTGGCTTGGTTGTTGACTGAAAGAAGACTTTTTACTTTACGGTCCTTTGATCctgtgcacactcagacgagccaaCAAAACGTCAGTGCCCCAAAACCGGAGAGAGTCCTAGCGAAGGCCCTCTTAAGTCAGTACAATTCTAGTCGGGTGTATGAAGAACAGAAGAGCATTAAAAAATGTGCGCGCAAGAGTAAGTTTCAGAAGAACATactttgccaacggagaggatcccctttatataccacctctcataacctccgcaatGATAAGGTGGCTAAGAATGTCAAAGGTTGTTGAATAATGGAAAGTATACAACCTAGGTAATGTGCAATAATTGTCCGACGAAGCTACCATTGAAGGAATATGTTGTTATAAGTGACTGGTTGATGAGAGACACAATAATCCTTAAAGAAAGTTTCagcagaatattctctgacaatgtGATTGTCATTCTGACATGTTGTTAGGATTCTCTGCTCTTGTTGTGAGTATATCTCGGTCGACCCATAAGGTTAGCCATCTTTATGTCCGTCTTTGCATTAAGTTGCTCAGTTATGTTCTACATAGTATTAGTGATCCGTTcggaaaataatatgatgcattgGGTGTGCTGAAATCTGTTCAAGAAATCATATGACGAACTGTGTGCTAGAAATCCATTTGGGAATCAATATGAAGCTAAGTGTCTTAGGCCCGACCAATCTTTTATTTGGCCAAGCATGCAAAGAGATTTATGAGTCTCGGGGAGGCTGACCCTTATTCTAGCCATACATATGGCTGGTCAATTGTGAGGTGGGTCGGACATTCCAGCCGACCTATAAGACTTGTCGTCTTTAAACTCGGTCGGCCATTGAATGACCGGACATGCTATCTTTCCATTTTAAGAGACACTAAACCCCTTATGTTCAACCAACTTAAGAGTCGATCGATTCTCTCCCGCCTGGGTTGTAATTCGGTTGCACTGGATCTGAGAGCCTTAGCGCTGGGTGATCAACGAAGTCAGGTGGGGAATGCTCTCTTCCCTTGGCATTGATTGTCATGTCACCTTAACTTTGACCATCACATCACCTTACATCTTCGAGTCCGCTCGTCACAACCCGTATCAGTCAATTTGGTATACCTTTCATCTATAGCACATTTGGTCCATTTAAGAATAGCAGCTGGATTTGCATGGGGCACAACCTAACAGATCGATATGGAATGCATGTTTGATGGGTTACTATCACCCTAATTGCCAGACAAGAGTATAATTAAAGTAATATATCTTGCATCACTTTATTTCTACAATGGGTATGTATTGATCTGGATATTACATACATCATCACAAGTACGAGGCACATACTAGAGGTGGCTACGGGCCATGCTTGTGCCAACCTGTTAGAAGACATGTCAGGCTGTACACAGTACCAAGTGTTTATGGCCACACATAGCATGAGCATGGCCTCGCATTGCTTATTTTTGTTAAATATTTACATTTTTTGAAATTACTTCAAAATTAATCAaaagtatttaaaattaataaaaagtattttaaattaatatagtaatatttaaaataatattttttttatagatattaataaaatattcaatatcaataactattattaatattattatataaaaatttagTAGGTTAAACTTGTCTAATGGGTTGTGTTGGGCTTGATTTTTGTGTCGAGCCCAGGCTTGCAAGTTGCGGTCCTCATGCTTGGCATGAAGTTGCAGCTAGTCTTGAGCTGAGCTTGGTCTTGTTTGCTATGGGCTGAGTCAGTCTTGGCTTGGACCATGCTAGGCTGGGCCATGCGACAGGCAGCCTAACCCACTTCACACCTCTACCCTTTCTTTTGATGATTTCTCAAGTTTGTTATGTATGCATGTTATGGAGACGTGGAACATCTTTTTCATACTGATGCCCTTTTGCTCTTAACTTTGGGCAATTGTGTAACATACTTGCACTATTTTTTCCAAGTTTTTACATGCATGGACACACAGTAAGCGGCTTCAATAAGGCAAAGAGTTGAACGTAAATGCTATTAGTTCCTTAGTTGTCAATGGTTTAGGGATGCCAAAGGTGAGGGTGCTTGAAGGTGTAAAATTCTTATCGTTCTGTATTGAATTTCATGCAACAAAGGAAAACATGAAATGTGCAAGTAATGAGGTGGGTAAAACTCATTCCATATTCAAAGTAAGTTGGTGTCAACCTGAGGTAGGGTAGATCAAGCTAAATTTAAATGATCTTATGACTCAAACACATGAAGGGGATTATTAAAGGCATTATAATGCTTCACTGAAGGTGGTGGGATGTAGGTATATAAGTAACAAATTAATTGTGGAACAAAAGGCACTATAACTATGGTGGATGGATTGAAGGCTGCAACGAGGGTGAATATTGTTAAAACAAAATCCATGACAATGAATTGTTGACTTAATACATAAAGAAAATCAAAGCTTCACCCTGGATTGCAATCAACATGTATGACATGTGGTCAACTTAGCGTTTTTGACGACATAAGAGTTTCTCGTATTTTTGATTGAATAGAGCAATGGAATGAATTGCTCATTTGCCCATTCCTCTATAGTATCAAAGTTTTTATCTTGATGTTTCTACTAACTGTAGGGGCTTTTACctatgatataaaaaaaaaactatgataTAAGCAGTGATGTGCACAACCATTCTTAAAACCATTCTTGTTAAACAAAAAAACTATCACACGCCAACCATTTATCCTATCACACCATATTCTGTATGATATTCCTAATCCTAATGACTGCTTTGCTTCATATCAAACATCCTAAAATTCCTTGTGTTttgatgttattttatgttgggtgTCAAGTAATAATGATCCCTCTACCTTTTCCTTTCTGGTTTGAGATAAATATTGGTCATATTAAAGCAAGCCTTGTGTGCTTGATCTTGTTTTAGACTGGATGACTGATATTTATTTCATAGTCTCCTTGTTTTTTAAGGTTGACTCATGGATCTTATCCAACTGGCCATATTATCAGCAATGATTTTTTGTGATGGTCCATCTTTGTAAAAAAACAACCATTCTTGTAAGATTTTTGGTTGTGAATACTTGACTTGGAATAGTGGCAGTTTCAAatatgaaatttatttatttcatgTTATTTGTTTATTCTTTGTGGGTATGTGCGTACTTGCAATTGGAAAATGATGTAATCCAGTTTAAAACATTTTTCTATCTGAAACATGCAGGATTCTCTTAGGTCCTGTTTGGAATCATCAGTGGTTCCTTCTTTTGAGCAATCTTGTAAAGCAATGTTTGAGCATATTGAAAATGCATTCCAGAATGGAATGAGCGAACACACTGCTGCTGCTAGTCAGCAACTTGAGGCAGCAAATACACCTTTAGCAGCTACTTTGAGGGTAAGTATGccaaatcatcatcatcatcatcatcatcatcatcatcattcttGTTGCTGTTGCTCCTGCTACTAGCCTACTAGGACATTTTTTTTACTGTCTAATGGTCTTGGTATCTTTTGTTTGGCATGCAATCTCTGTTATCTGCAAGGTAAATCCTTTTATTTTCAATGAAAATTTTATTATTCATGcaggaagcaatcaactctgctTCTTCAATCACCCAAAACCTCACTACTGAGTTAATTGATGGTCAACGCAAAATTTTGGCTCTCATTGCGGCAGGAAACACAAAGGTTCTAAACCCTCTGGTTTCTCAGCAAGCTAACGGCCCTACAGCTGGTCTTCCTGAGATGGTAAAACTTCCATTCTGGATCCCACGGATTCTCCGTAGCTTATGGGGACTTTGTCTTCTATTGCTTTAGTTGCATCACTTGGTTTCCTTGTAAGTAACAATTCAGTAATGCTTCATGCTATTCACAGGAGGCCTTTCTGTCTGTTCTGCAGGTCGGTGCACATCTGGATCCGACAAAAGAACTCTCGAGATTAATTTCAGAGCGAAAATATGAGGAAGCTTTCACAATGGCACTTCAAAGAAGTGATGTGTCAATAGTGTCTTGGCTATGCACACAGGTACTCAACTACTCCTGAGGAACCTAACTGCTGAGCCGGTTTGACATTGATGTCTTCATGTCAACCTTTACACTGATGCAAAGTTCTCTATTCCAATCCTTACTGTTCGTCCCTTCTTCGCTTATACTTAGCATCATACTGCAGGTGGATTTGCAAGCACTTTGTTCCATGGTGCCACTTCCCCTGAGTCAAGGGGTTCTTCTAGCACTTCTGCAGCAACTGGCCTGTGATATCAGCAATGAGACATCCAGAAAAGTTGGCTGGATGACTGATGTTGCTGTAGCAATCAACCCGGCTGATCCAATGATCGCATTACATGTGAGGCCAATCTTTGAGCAAGTCTACAGCATGTTGGGTCGCCAAAGATCCCTTCCAACCACTGCCGCCCCTGAGTCGGCCAGCATCCGCCTATTGATGCATGTTATAAATTCTGTGCTTACCTCCTGCAAGTGATTTACTCTCTGAGTTTACACACATGTATAGAAGGAATTGAAGATAAAAGAAGTGTTGTTGTGTATGTAGATTATAGAGGATGCAGGAATGGTTCGacatctccttttctttcttcggCTTATTTCTAGGTTTTGAATGAACATTTGTATGTCTAGGAATTCAATTTGGTCATGCATCATGGATTTTTAAGTTAAGGTTTTGATAGTGTTGGGATTGCATAATCCTTGTCTTGACTTCTTGGTGCTTATATGCAAATAAGATAAAGTCTTTATGCATGAACAATTTTTAAGCTTACTTTAGTATATACCCCTTTTAGTATAAAAAGACATGCAGTGAGAATTGATCCTCAAATATTATTGTGCAAAATAACATTTATTGTACATGGGTAAATAtgcatttaatttttatttgtttaaacattataaTGTGTAATGTTTAGTTATTGTATGTTTTTTTTACTGAATCAGTAAATCTTATTCCATCCATttcaaataagaaaaaattaattttttttctttttaattttaaattgtaaCTGTGGGAAAGGTAATAACCAAATTTGAAGAGTTGATTTAGCTAGTTATGAAACTTTCATTTTTCTTCAATGTTAAAGAGTTTCTATGTTATATTTCCTTAAATAGTatcacatttttaaaaatttaaagagTTCCTATGTTATatgcatttatttcttaaataataTCCTCAAAGCACTCCATTTATTATTGCAACATTTCAAAACGAACGCAAACCTTAACTCGATTCCTAAGCAAGCAGAGTTCTTTAGATTTTATCTATGCGGATTTCTTCCGCGCCGTTAGATTAGAGAATCTATGTGGCGGTCAACGGGCAGGAGTTTGTTGTCGGTCTGGTTACCTTCGTTTTTTTGGGACCGGAATCAAGACCGCCGCCACGTGTCCGTGCGTTACCATTTTTAGGTAGAAATCCACAGTGGTGGACGCGTGGGCGTCCGAGGATTCTATTTAACGACTCGTCCGTGCGTACACGCCGCCACGCCGTACCTCCGTACAACGACAGCGACCTCTGCCACGGGCCGCCGCCGATCGAATTGGAGACGGAAATGGAGATGATGGAGACGTGGAAAGAGACGAAGACGGAGGTGTTCATCGTCGGCGCGGGCCCTTCTGGGCTGGCCACGTCGGCATGCCTCAACGTGCTCTCGGTCCCCAACATCGTCCTCGAGCGCGAGGCCTGCACCGCCTCGCTGTGGAAGCTGCGAGTCTACGACCACCTCAAGCTCCACCTGGCCAAGCGCTTCTGCGCGCTCCCGCACATGCCCTTCCCTGCGGACGCCCCGACCTTCCTCCCGCGCCGGCAGTTCGTTGCCTACCTCGACGCCCCGATCGACCTTCACCAAGATGGCCATCGTGAGGCCCTCCAAGGGGCCCTTCGCCACCAAGTTCACCACCGGCAAAGTCCTCCGTCATCGACGTCGGCACCGTCGCCAAGATAAAGACCAGAGAAATCAATGTAAGATatcatagtaataataataataattgtaacggtaaatataataaatttaaaaatattcttggatgacaataaaaatataaaaaatctttattgattgaaattaatttaaaattatttttttataattatttcgtttcaatcaataaatttaaaattattttttttgttactatTATTCTTGATAAATTTAACGGAATACCTAAACATTAAGTTTGATTGTTAAATTGgtaaaatattatataaataataatttgatGAATATATACATTAGTAATTTGATTTTCATAGACTtaagaaattgaaaattattgaaatcaattcaaaattattttttatatgaagATGGTCAAGTCCGAGACGAAGAACATATCAAGGACAACAAGCTCGAGCTCGAGAACGGGGAAACCAACTACTACGATCATATCATCTTCGCCACCGGCTTCCGGAGAATTGCCAAGAACCAGCTTAaggtaaattaatttaaaattacgtGTGTGCCTATATATATGGATCGATCGGTCAGACTAATTTAACGATCAAATTGAATGGCAATTGGCATATGTAGGATGGCGAAGCACTGATGGACGATAAGGGAATGCCGAAAGAGAAGGCCCCGCGGCACTGGAAGGGAAAGAACGGCCTCTACTG from Zingiber officinale cultivar Zhangliang chromosome 4B, Zo_v1.1, whole genome shotgun sequence includes:
- the LOC121974497 gene encoding enhancer of mRNA-decapping protein 4-like; its protein translation is MASPTGSPNTSANYDTQALFKPPNPSPSPGAIPRQPFPPTSAYPSPLPPSTFPAPTHPGGFSYPPATPPFHHHPFLHYPQESLHRTPAIYPPVSPHLPNPNPGTNPSPSSNTNPGARLMALLNPPASSQLESAVSMPPPSSTQLEFLTPSAIGALYPVPSAPPAALAQPAPTRMSSNKLPRGRLLSAGSRAVYDVDSRLPGEKQPPQLEVTPITKYTSDPGLVLGRQIAVNRTYICYGLKLGAIRVLNINTALRSLLKGHSQRVTDMAFFAEDVHLLASASIDGRVFVWKIDEGPDEENKPLITGKVIMAIQIVGDRESYHPRICWHSHKQEILYVGIGVLVLKFDINKVGRGKEFLAEEPLKCSIEKLIEGVQIIGKHDEEVTDLSISQWMVTRLASSSKDGTVKIWDDRKAVPLSVLRPHDGHPVNSVEFMTAPNHPEHINLITAGPLSREIKIWASASEEGWLLPSDSESWHCTQMLDLRSSSEPRMEEAFFNQLVVLSQASLIIIANAKKNAIYAVHIDYGPCPASTHMDHIADFTVAMPILSLTVTHDILAEGDKIVQVYCVQTQAIQQYALDLIQCLPPPIANAGLAKDPSSHVIEASNSEGLPVPELSSEHYRTNTAMENASPETLLTDGSMDGASAAPALVTTDSSEATGINESSTSNVEVKLISPLLNVDADAIHVASSSGPFNIDITGSSPSLKSPAKTSEDALSLSGHETDHSNFEHAIDRGVYSVVTKESTEKDGLNTGQNDISMIFNPPMMFKLGGNSTHLITPSEILSGAISTSENSNVNKKLTEEVKGKDLNTGDSIINAEVVEGTTVQQETNTQKVPQDFSALELSPQVSIAHSEVDDEAPTVIETSFQVESHPAEDIAIVEAKKHLLTTAKEEGQDRTINATEDIAEPGVASVSESLLVSKGKKQKEKQRQTSSPSSSSSSLLHSTYSLNEPVVTESVPSADPASLDILALQEMLSQVVNMQKELEKQMSLVVAAPVAKEGKRMETVLSRNIEKMIKANGDALWARVQEENAKYEKFEKERMQQITNLITNCVNKDLPTVLERAVKKELSTIGSTVARSIAPSISSAIAESFQRGVGDKAVTQLEKSVTSKLEATVARQIQSQFQTSGKQVLQDSLRSCLESSVVPSFEQSCKAMFEHIENAFQNGMSEHTAAASQQLEAANTPLAATLREAINSASSITQNLTTELIDGQRKILALIAAGNTKVLNPLVSQQANGPTAGLPEMVGAHLDPTKELSRLISERKYEEAFTMALQRSDVSIVSWLCTQVDLQALCSMVPLPLSQGVLLALLQQLACDISNETSRKVGWMTDVAVAINPADPMIALHVRPIFEQVYSMLGRQRSLPTTAAPESASIRLLMHVINSVLTSCK
- the LOC121977264 gene encoding probable indole-3-pyruvate monooxygenase YUCCA11, translated to MEMMETWKETKTEVFIVGAGPSGLATSACLNVLSVPNIVLEREACTASLWKLRVYDHLKLHLAKRFCALPHMPFPADAPTFLPRRQFVAYLDAPIDLHQDGHREALQGALRHQVHHRQNGQVRDEEHIKDNKLELENGETNYYDHIIFATGFRRIAKNQLKDGEALMDDKGMPKEKAPRHWKGKNGLYCVGFGQAGLAGIAMDAQNVDNDIKNHYV